The proteins below come from a single Triticum aestivum cultivar Chinese Spring chromosome 5D, IWGSC CS RefSeq v2.1, whole genome shotgun sequence genomic window:
- the LOC123123206 gene encoding probable polyol transporter 6, translating to MGVEEQGKKNGGDGGGTTNKYAVACSVIGSIISILMGYDTGVMSGAMLFIKEDLGTNDTQVQVLAGILNVCALAGSLTAGRVSDWVGRRRTISLAACIFLAGSVLMGLSPNFATLLAGRCVAGVGVGYALMIAPVYAAEIASADIRGSLTSLPEICISFGILIGYVSNYFLAKLPLVYGWRTMLGLGALPSAVLAIGVLAMPESPRWLVMQGRPDEALAVLRKVCNTVGEADVRLADIKSAAGFVEGDAASAPAPGSGGKGVLKEMFLHPTPTVRRVLVAALGIHFFQHLSGIEAVVLYTPRIFKAAGIATRSKILAATIGVGVTKTVFIMTAILLVDRVGRRPLYLSSLAGIVASLTCLGLGLTVIEHSPHGHGAPWAVVLAITTVFTFVASFSIGVGPITWAYSSEVWPLRLRAQGASIGVAINRIMNAGVSMTFVTLYKAITIGGAFFLFAGLAVIAATFFYFCCPETQGRPLEEIEEVFSQGWGARRRQQPSSLPVADSKA from the exons ATGGGAGTGGAGGagcaggggaagaagaatggcGGCGATGGGGGCGGGACGACGAACAAGTACGCTGTCGCCTGCTCCGTCATCGGCTCCATCATCTCCATCCTCATGGGCTACG ACACCGGCGTGATGAGCGGCGCGATGCTGTTCATCAAGGAGGATCTCGGGACCAACGACACGCAGGTGCAGGTCCTCGCCGGCATCCTCAACGTCTGCGCGCTCGCCGGCTCCCTCACCGCCGGCCGCGTCTCCGACTGGGTGGGGCGCCGCCGCACCATCTCGCTCGCAGCCTGCATCTTCCTGGCAGGCTCCGTCCTCATGGGCCTCTCGCCCAACTTCGCCACGCTCCTGGCCGGCCGCTGCGtcgccggcgtcggcgtcggctaCGCGCTCATGATCGCGCCCGTCTACGCCGCCGAGATCGCGTCCGCGGACATCCGCGGCTCGCTCACCTCGCTCCCCGAGATCTGCATCAGCTTCGGCATCCTCATTGGCTACGTGTCCAACTACTTCCTCGCCAAGCTGCCGCTGGTCTACGGCTGGCGCACCATGCTGGGGCTCGGCGCGCTCCCCAGCGCCGTGCTCGCCATTGGCGTCCTGGCCATGCCGGAGTCGCCCCGGTGGCTCGTCATGCAGGGCCGCCCCGACGAGGCCCTCGCGGTTCTCCGGAAAGTCTGCAACACGGTGGGAGAGGCCGACGTGCGGCTCGCGGACATCAAGAGCGCTGCCGGGTTCGTCGAGGGAGACGCCGCGTCCGCGCCCGCGCCCGGCAGCGGCGGCAAAGGCGTGTTAAAGGAGATGTTCCTGCACCCGACGCCGACCGTCCGTCGCGTCCTCGTGGCCGCCCTGGGCATCCACTTCTTCCAGCACCTGAGCGGGATCGAGGCCGTGGTGCTCTACACCCCGCGGATCTTCAAGGCGGCCGGAATCGCCACCCGCAGCAAGATCCTCGCGGCGACCATCGGCGTGGGCGTGACCAAGACGGTGTTCATCATGACGGCGATCCTGCTCGTCGACCGCGTCGGCCGGCGGCCGCTCTACCTGTCCAGCCTGGCCGGCATCGTCGCCTCGCTAACCTGCCTCGGCCTGGGGCTCACCGTCATCGAGCACTCGCCTCACGGCCACGGCGCGCCCTGGGCGGTCGTGCTGGCCATCACCACGGTGTTCACCTTCGTCGCCTCCTTCTCCATCGGCGTGGGGCCCATCACGTGGGCCTACAGCTCGGAGGTCTGGCCGCTCCGGCTGCGAGCGCAGGGCGCCAGCATCGGCGTGGCCATCAACCGCATAATGAACGCCGGCGTGTCCATGACCTTCGTCACCCTGTACAAGGCGATCACCATCGGCGGCGCCTTCTTCCTCTTCGCCGGGTTGGCGGTGATAGCTGCCACGTTCTTCTACTTCTGTTGCCCGGAGACGCAGGGCAGGCCCCTGGAGGAGATCGAGGAGGTGTTCAGCCAGGGTTGGGGCGCCCGGCGGAGGCAGCA